TAAGATTATACAGATAGTATATGCCTATTATCAGAATGGCAGCAAAAATCTAGACTCAGCGGAGAAAGAGTTATTCTTTAGTCTTTCAAAGGCGTATGACCTTTACAACTATTTGCTAATGCTGATGATAGCATTGACAGAGTATGCGCAAAAGCGTATTGATGCGGCAAAAGCTAAATTGGCACCCACGAAAGAAGAATTGTATCCCAACAAAAAGTTTGTGGAAAATAAGTTTATTGCCCAATTGGAAGTCAATAAGCAGCTGTCCGAGTTTATTGCCAATCAAAAAAGGACTTGGGCAAACGATCAGGACTTCGTGAAGGAACTATATGAGAAGATTGTAGAAACTGATATATATAAGGATTATATGGCCTCTGATGATAACTCATATGAAGCTGATCGCGAATTATGGAGAAAAATCTATAAGACATATATCTTTAATAATGATTCTCTCGACCAGGTATTGGAGGACCAGAGTCTGTATTGGAACGATGATAAGGAAATTGTAGATACATTCGTATTGAAGACCATTAAGCGTTTCGATGAAAAGAAGGGTGCCAATCAGGAATTACTTCCTGAATTTAAGGATGACGAAGACCAGGAATTCGCACGCCGTCTGTTCCGCCGTACTATTTTAAATTCCGACTATTATCGCCATCTTGTTAGCGAAAATACAAAGAACTGGGAACTGGATCGTATTGCATTTATGGATGTAATCATTATGCAAACTGCTTTAGCCGAAATTTTAAGTTTCCCGAACATTCCGGTCAGTGTTTCGTTAAATGAGTATGTGGAAATTGCGAAGTTGTATAGCACATCCAAAAGCGGTAGCTTTATTAACGGAACATTAGATGGAATAGTTAATCAATTGAAAAAAGAAGGTAAGTTGACTAAAAACTAATACCTTTGTCCATATAGTAGAAACTAAAACTGATTTTTTATGAATGTATTGACTGTATTATTGCAAGCTCCTGCTGGTGCTGCCGGAGGTGGAAGTATGATGTGGATCATGCTGATAGCAATGTTTGTTATCATGTATTTCTTTATGATCCGTCCTCAAAATAAGAAGCAGAAAGAAATAGCAAATTTCCGTAAATCTCTTCAGGTTAATCAATCGGTTATTACTGCTGGTGGTATCCACGGAACAATCAAGGAGATTACTGACGATTATATCGTACTTGAAATTGCTTCTAACGTAAAGATAAAGATAGATAAAAACTCTATTTTCGCTGACGCTTCGGCTGCTAGTAATCAATCTAAGTAAATGGTAAACAATGCCTATGCTTGATCGTAGGAAAATAAGGTACACATATTTAAAACTATCCAAGAAAATTAAGGACTTCCTGCTTAGCGATAAGAGCAGGGAGTTCTTAATTTTTTTGTTTTTTTTTCTGATAGCCGGTGGATTCTGGTTACTCCAAACGTTAAATAATGATTATGAAGCGGAATTTTCTATTCCGGTACGGGTAAAAGACCTTCCCAATAATGTAGTGCTGACTTCGGAACCTCCTTCTGAACTTCGGGTTCGGGTGAAGGATAAGGGGACTGTGCTGCTTAATTATATGTTGGGAAAAAGTTTTTTTCCAGTCAATTTAAGTTTTCTCGATTATAAAGGGAAAAATAATCATGTGAAGATTTATGCATCCGATTTTGAGAAAAAGATACTAAGTCAGTTGAATGTCTCTTCTAAAATACTCTCGATAAAGCCGGATACATTAGAATACATCTATTCCGAGGGAAAATCCAAGTTAGTACCCGTCCGTCTTCAGGGGAAGGTAACTGCCGGGCTTCAATATTATGTTTCGGATACAATTTGTAATCCGGATTCTGTGTTGGTGTATGCGCCCGAAGGGATTTTGGATACGATTACTACTGCTTATACCCAAAAAATAAATCTGGAGAATATTTCGGATACCACTCGGCAACGAATATCTCTGGCTCCGTTAAGAGGAGTAAAGTTCGTTCCAAGTTCGGTTGAGGCGACATTTCCGGTAGATATTTATACGGAGAAAACAGTCGAAGTACCGTTACATGGAATTAATTTTCCGGCGGATAAGGCCCTACGTGCATTTCCTTCTAAAGTTCAGATAACTTTTCAGGTAGGATTGAAGCGTTTTCGTAGTATTAAAGCCGATGATTTTGTGATAAATGTCTCTTATGAAGAACTGTTGAAGCTTGGTTCTGATAAATATACGGTTAAATTGAAATCATTTCCGAATGGGATAAATCAAATCCGTATTGTACCCGAACAAGTAGACTTTTTGATAGAACAAGTATCTTCTTTTTCCGATGTTGATTAAGGTTGGTATAACTGGTGGTATCGGTAGCGGGAAAAGCGTTGTTTCCCGGTTGCTGGAGATAATGGGTATTCCTGTTTATATAGCGGATACAGAAGCGAAACGTATTACTTGTACCGATACAGTGATTCGCCGGGAACTTTGTGCTTTGGTCGGTCAGGAAGTATTTCAGGGGGGAGAATTGAACCGGACTTTATTGGCGGAGTATATGTTCGGGTATCCGGAACACGTGAAAGAAGTGAATGCTATTATTCATCCACGGGTAAAAGATGATTTCCGCCAATGGACAGTCCGTTTCGGGAATAACGGACTGGTTGGTATGGAATCCGCTATCCTTATTGAATCCGGTTTTAGAGAAGAAGTTGATTTCCTTGTAATGGTTTATGCACCGTTGGAAGTGAGAGTAGAGCGGGCTATGAAACGTGACTGTTCATCAAGGGAGTTGGTCTTGAAGCGTATTGAGGCACAGATGAGTGATGAGGCCAAGCGGGAACAAGCCGATTTTGTGATAGTAAATGACAATGAAACACCGTTAATTCCGCAGGTTTTGGAGCTTATTTCTTTGCTATCTAAAAATAATCATTACCTTTGCGACGCTAAAAAATAATTAATAAATAAAAGAATATA
The nucleotide sequence above comes from Bacteroides caccae. Encoded proteins:
- the nusB gene encoding transcription antitermination factor NusB yields the protein MINRVLIRLKIIQIVYAYYQNGSKNLDSAEKELFFSLSKAYDLYNYLLMLMIALTEYAQKRIDAAKAKLAPTKEELYPNKKFVENKFIAQLEVNKQLSEFIANQKRTWANDQDFVKELYEKIVETDIYKDYMASDDNSYEADRELWRKIYKTYIFNNDSLDQVLEDQSLYWNDDKEIVDTFVLKTIKRFDEKKGANQELLPEFKDDEDQEFARRLFRRTILNSDYYRHLVSENTKNWELDRIAFMDVIIMQTALAEILSFPNIPVSVSLNEYVEIAKLYSTSKSGSFINGTLDGIVNQLKKEGKLTKN
- a CDS encoding CdaR family protein, translating into MLDRRKIRYTYLKLSKKIKDFLLSDKSREFLIFLFFFLIAGGFWLLQTLNNDYEAEFSIPVRVKDLPNNVVLTSEPPSELRVRVKDKGTVLLNYMLGKSFFPVNLSFLDYKGKNNHVKIYASDFEKKILSQLNVSSKILSIKPDTLEYIYSEGKSKLVPVRLQGKVTAGLQYYVSDTICNPDSVLVYAPEGILDTITTAYTQKINLENISDTTRQRISLAPLRGVKFVPSSVEATFPVDIYTEKTVEVPLHGINFPADKALRAFPSKVQITFQVGLKRFRSIKADDFVINVSYEELLKLGSDKYTVKLKSFPNGINQIRIVPEQVDFLIEQVSSFSDVD
- the yajC gene encoding preprotein translocase subunit YajC, which produces MNVLTVLLQAPAGAAGGGSMMWIMLIAMFVIMYFFMIRPQNKKQKEIANFRKSLQVNQSVITAGGIHGTIKEITDDYIVLEIASNVKIKIDKNSIFADASAASNQSK
- the coaE gene encoding dephospho-CoA kinase (Dephospho-CoA kinase (CoaE) performs the final step in coenzyme A biosynthesis.), with translation MLIKVGITGGIGSGKSVVSRLLEIMGIPVYIADTEAKRITCTDTVIRRELCALVGQEVFQGGELNRTLLAEYMFGYPEHVKEVNAIIHPRVKDDFRQWTVRFGNNGLVGMESAILIESGFREEVDFLVMVYAPLEVRVERAMKRDCSSRELVLKRIEAQMSDEAKREQADFVIVNDNETPLIPQVLELISLLSKNNHYLCDAKK